The Impatiens glandulifera chromosome 8, dImpGla2.1, whole genome shotgun sequence genome includes a window with the following:
- the LOC124912040 gene encoding malignant T-cell-amplified sequence 1 homolog → MFKKFSSEEVSAQNQVKASVQRRIRQSIADEYPGLEPVLEDLLPKKVPLVVVKCQNHLNLVVINNVPLFFNIRDGPYMPTLRLLHQYPDIMKKLQVDRGAIRFVLSGANIMCPGLTSPGGVLDENVEADTPVAIMAEGKQHALAIGFTKMSAKDIKNINKGIGVDNMHYLNDGLWKMEHLD, encoded by the exons ATGTTCAAGAA ATTCTCTAGTGAAGAGGTTTCTGCACAAAATCAGGTTAAGGCATCAGTGCAACGCAGGATCCGACAAAGTATTGCCGATGAG TACCCAGGCCTTGAACCTGTACTGGAGGACTTGCTCCCAAAGAAAGTCCCTCTTGTTGTTGTTAAATG CCAAAACCATCTGAATCTGGTCGTTATCAACAACGTTCCACTGTTTTTCAACATACGTGATGGACCGTATATGCCTACTCTGCGACTTCTCCATCAAT ATCCAGACATAATGAAGAAACTACAGGTGGATAGGGGTGCTATCAGATTTGTCCTTTCAGGAGCCAATATTATGTGTCCAGGGCTTACATCTCCTGGTGGTGTTTTGGATGAAAATGTGGAGGCAGACACTCCTGTT GCTATTATGGCTGAAGGAAAGCAACATGCTCTTGCTATTGGATTTACAAAAATGTCTGCAAAAGATAT AAAAAACATCAACAAGGGAATTGGAGTGGACAACATGCATTATCTGAATGATGGCCTTTGGAAG ATGGAGCATCTGGATTGA
- the LOC124911817 gene encoding serine/threonine-protein phosphatase PP1 isozyme 9 — MSTMEGTMDQTVLDDIIRRLLEGKGSKQVQLSESEIRQLCVNARQIFLSQPNLLELRAPIRICGDIHGQYQDLLRLFEFGGYPPAANYLFLGDYVDRGKQSLETICLLLAYKIKYPNKVNLLRGNHEDAKINRIYGFYDECKRRFNVRLWKIFTDCFNCLPVAALVDDKILCMHGGLSPELHTINQIKELPRPTEIPDGGLLCDLLWSDPHPKIDGWSDSDRGVSCTFGADIVAEFLDKNDLDLICRGHQVVEDGYEFFAERRLVTIFSAPNYGGEFDNVGALLSVDESLVCAFQILKADVKPGTSSKPLKKPPKIGKA, encoded by the exons ATGAGTACAATGGAGGGGACGATGGATCAAACCGTATTAGATGATATTATACGTAGGCTTCTTGAAGGTAAAGGATCCAAACAGGTTCAGCTCTCTGAAAGCGAGATCCGCCAACTTTGTGTTAATGCTCGTCAAATCTTCCTTTCTCAACCCAACCTTCTTGAGCTCCGCGCCCCCATTCGTATCTGTG GTGATATACATGGACAATATCAAGATCTCTTGAGGCTATTTGAGTTTGGCGGTTACCCACCTGCTGCAAACTACCTATTCCTCGGGGATTATGTAGATAGGGGAAAGCAAAGTTTGGAAACAATATGTTTACTATTGGCTTACAAGATCAAATATCCTAACAAGGTGAATCTTCTAAGGGGAAATCATGAAGATGCAAAAATAAACAGGATATATGGATTTTATGATGAATGTAAGAGAAGATTCAATGTTAGGCTATGGAAGATATTCACAGATTGCTTCAATTGTTTGCCTGTAGCTGCACTTGTTGATGATAAGATTCTTTGCATGCATGGAGGTCTATCTCCAGAGCTACATACTATAAATCAGATCAAAGAACTTCCTAGACCTACGGAAATTCCAGATGGTGGTCTTCTTTGTGATTTGTTGTGGTCTGATCCTCATCCTAAAATTGATGGTTGGTCTGATAGTGATCGAGGAGTTTCATGCACGTTTGGTGCTGATATTGTTGCTGAATTTCTTGATAAGAATGATTTGGATCTTATTTGCCGCGGTCACCAG GTGGTTGAGGATGGATATGAGTTTTTCGCGGAAAGAAGGCTAGTGACCATATTTTCGGCTCCAAACTACGGTGGAGAATTTGATAACGTTGGGGCGCTATTGAGCGTAGACGAGTCGTTAGTTTGCGCATTTCAGATACTCAAAGCAGATGTGAAGCCAGGCACAAGTTCTAAGCCTCTTAAGAAG CCTCCAAAAATTGGGAAGGCctaa